A DNA window from Turicibacter sp. TJ11 contains the following coding sequences:
- a CDS encoding DUF1189 family protein — protein MKRLKQMLETSYSIDAIFALRKTPILISMLFLIILGCMQMTPFAFLLISDDSYRWDERIWSLTETDQNKLVESLPNDCQIQNYQLTCSNRTDIDLSNEVKVIFNGDGNQVINGVIFNQDHLIFIESGRQYEVDYSYYEGLDFSNASYEDVFAPLASSIKPIFITSFVLGVYQTGILSVFIFTFVVATLSMLLKFGHTAFLSYKEVLNIIIYSATFPCVMALVVGILFNPGFTTLIYNIGTPLVAYFVYRRRVISYLVGN, from the coding sequence ATGAAGAGACTAAAACAAATGTTGGAAACGTCATATTCAATTGATGCAATATTTGCTTTAAGAAAAACACCAATTCTAATTAGTATGTTATTTTTAATCATACTAGGATGTATGCAAATGACACCTTTTGCATTTTTACTTATTAGTGATGATTCTTATCGCTGGGACGAAAGAATATGGAGTTTAACAGAAACTGATCAAAATAAACTAGTTGAATCTTTACCAAATGATTGTCAAATTCAAAATTATCAACTCACTTGTTCAAATCGAACAGATATTGATTTAAGTAATGAAGTAAAGGTTATTTTTAATGGTGATGGTAATCAAGTCATAAATGGTGTTATCTTTAATCAAGATCACCTGATTTTTATTGAAAGTGGTAGACAGTATGAAGTAGATTATTCTTATTATGAAGGATTAGATTTTTCAAATGCAAGTTATGAAGATGTTTTTGCTCCACTTGCATCTTCAATAAAACCTATTTTTATTACTTCATTTGTATTAGGAGTTTATCAAACAGGTATTTTATCAGTCTTTATTTTTACTTTCGTTGTAGCAACTTTATCAATGTTACTTAAATTTGGTCATACAGCATTTTTATCATATAAGGAAGTGTTGAATATTATTATTTACTCAGCAACGTTTCCATGTGTAATGGCTCTTGTTGTTGGGATTTTATTCAATCCAGGCTTTACGACTTTAATATATAATATTGGGACACCGCTAGTGGCGTATTTTGTTTATCGTCGTCGTGTTATTTCGTATTTAGTAGGAAATTAG
- a CDS encoding sugar ABC transporter permease: protein MKKPKLAAVLSAIVWGAGQAYNKQWLKGLFFFLFQVILVGIEILTGNYFSGAFSFREAGFFLKGIWGAITLGTQPSMLTENGLTPGDHSIILLIEGIIAILILMVFAIIWYMNIKDAYKTAKDFDKTGASVSSREWFEYTWEHAFEYIVIIPSGLMLILFSFMPIIFAFLVGFTNYNKSHLPPSNLVEWVGLNNFLYLFSIGGGSTSANQWFTTFWNVFVWTIIFAIISTAAPFFLGLFQAVILNNKRVIGKKVWRSILILPWALPAMISQLNFQQLFNGQFGPINKYLVQAGIIDSPIYWLTDSSNPWIPRLTILGIGLWLGFPYFMALMSGIMTSIPKDIYEAAEVDGASEGQQFWKITLPLVLSATAPLLVMSFASNFNNFGLIYFLTEGGPVNPNFIYAGHTDILISWIYKLTMNDKMYNMASVLSILIFLILGSISAINFTRTAAFKEE from the coding sequence ATGAAAAAGCCAAAGTTGGCAGCAGTATTATCAGCTATTGTATGGGGGGCAGGTCAAGCATATAATAAGCAGTGGTTAAAAGGTTTATTTTTCTTTTTATTCCAAGTTATATTAGTTGGAATTGAAATTTTAACAGGAAATTATTTTTCAGGTGCTTTTTCATTTCGTGAAGCAGGATTCTTTCTTAAAGGAATTTGGGGGGCTATTACTTTAGGAACTCAACCTTCCATGTTAACTGAGAACGGGTTAACACCAGGGGATCACTCAATTATCTTATTAATTGAAGGGATCATTGCTATTTTAATTTTAATGGTATTTGCTATCATTTGGTATATGAATATTAAAGATGCTTATAAAACAGCTAAAGATTTTGATAAAACAGGAGCATCAGTAAGTAGTAGAGAATGGTTTGAATATACATGGGAACATGCATTTGAATACATTGTTATTATTCCATCAGGTTTAATGTTAATTTTATTCTCATTTATGCCAATTATTTTCGCCTTCTTAGTAGGATTTACAAACTATAATAAGTCACATTTACCACCATCAAATTTAGTGGAATGGGTTGGACTTAATAACTTTTTATACTTATTCTCAATAGGTGGAGGTTCAACATCAGCTAATCAATGGTTTACAACATTTTGGAATGTTTTCGTATGGACAATTATTTTTGCTATTATTTCAACAGCGGCACCATTTTTCTTAGGATTATTCCAAGCAGTGATCTTAAATAATAAACGTGTCATCGGTAAAAAGGTTTGGCGTAGTATTTTAATTTTACCTTGGGCATTACCTGCTATGATCTCACAGTTAAACTTCCAACAATTATTTAATGGACAATTTGGACCAATCAATAAGTACTTAGTTCAAGCAGGCATTATTGATTCACCAATTTACTGGTTAACGGATTCATCAAATCCATGGATTCCACGCTTAACAATTTTAGGAATTGGTTTATGGCTAGGATTCCCATATTTCATGGCGTTAATGTCAGGAATTATGACATCAATCCCAAAAGATATTTATGAGGCGGCAGAAGTTGATGGGGCAAGTGAAGGACAGCAATTCTGGAAAATCACATTACCACTTGTTTTATCTGCAACTGCACCGTTACTCGTTATGTCATTTGCAAGTAACTTTAATAACTTTGGATTAATTTACTTCTTAACAGAGGGGGGACCAGTAAATCCTAACTTTATTTATGCGGGTCATACAGATATTTTAATTTCATGGATTTATAAGTTAACGATGAATGATAAGATGTATAATATGGCCTCAGTTCTTTCTATTCTAATTTTCTTAATTCTTGGTTCAATCTCTGCCATTAACTTTACAAGAACGGCAGCATTTAAGGAGGAGTAG
- a CDS encoding sugar ABC transporter permease: MATTKSLEIKNVSNKQSKSSSKKNTLSKIKEIAYTTVIYAELILMCLIVLFPVVWIVGSSFNQGTSLAAATPIPSNPTIVHYIELFEQTNFAKWYLNTFKIAIINMCFSVFLSTTMGYIFARFRFKGKKTALISILVLQMFPTFMGMTALYILFLTFNLLDNHWALILCYAAGQIPYNTWLIKGYMNSIPKELDESAMLDGATKGQIFFKIMLPLIQPIVSFVAVTTFMTPWMDFIFPRLIISSNEKLTLAVGLYDMISGKSQNNFTMFASGCVLVAVPITLVYICMQKFLIEGMTAGANKG, translated from the coding sequence ATGGCAACGACCAAATCGTTAGAGATTAAAAACGTAAGTAATAAACAATCAAAGAGCTCTTCTAAAAAAAATACATTAAGTAAGATTAAAGAGATTGCATACACGACTGTGATTTATGCGGAATTAATTTTAATGTGTCTGATTGTTTTATTCCCAGTCGTTTGGATTGTTGGATCATCATTTAACCAAGGAACCTCATTAGCAGCAGCTACGCCAATTCCAAGTAATCCAACGATTGTGCATTACATTGAATTATTTGAGCAAACAAACTTTGCTAAGTGGTATTTAAATACTTTTAAAATCGCAATTATTAATATGTGTTTCTCTGTCTTCTTATCAACAACAATGGGATATATCTTCGCAAGATTTCGTTTTAAAGGGAAAAAGACTGCCTTAATTAGCATTTTAGTTCTTCAAATGTTCCCAACTTTCATGGGGATGACAGCATTATATATCTTATTCTTAACGTTTAATTTATTAGATAATCATTGGGCATTAATCTTATGTTATGCAGCTGGTCAAATTCCTTATAATACATGGTTAATTAAAGGATATATGAACTCGATTCCAAAAGAATTAGATGAATCGGCTATGTTAGATGGGGCAACAAAAGGTCAAATTTTCTTTAAAATTATGTTACCGTTAATTCAACCTATCGTATCATTCGTGGCGGTTACAACGTTCATGACACCTTGGATGGATTTTATTTTCCCACGTTTAATTATTTCATCAAATGAAAAATTAACATTAGCGGTTGGGTTATATGATATGATTAGTGGTAAAAGTCAAAATAACTTTACGATGTTTGCCTCAGGATGTGTGCTTGTTGCCGTTCCAATTACGTTAGTTTATATTTGTATGCAAAAATTCTTAATTGAAGGAATGACAGCAGGAGCAAATAAAGGATAA
- a CDS encoding tRNA (cytidine(34)-2'-O)-methyltransferase: MAIHLVQYNPEIPQNTGNIMRTCAATDIKLHLIKPMGFSLDEKSIKRSGANYVNEVDYTVYENWEEFVEKNKGGKFCFCTRYGQKNHAQMDFSNPEEDYYIILGAESSGIPKEILRPYFENCFRVPMTNKVRSLNVSNVAAILAYEALRQQEFLDLWTVEPFKGADWVLRDDE, from the coding sequence ATGGCAATTCATTTAGTTCAATATAATCCAGAGATTCCTCAGAATACTGGGAATATTATGCGTACATGCGCAGCAACAGATATTAAATTACATTTAATTAAACCAATGGGATTTTCATTAGATGAGAAGAGCATTAAGCGTTCAGGTGCAAATTACGTTAATGAAGTGGATTATACGGTTTATGAAAACTGGGAAGAATTCGTTGAAAAAAATAAAGGTGGTAAATTTTGCTTCTGTACGCGCTATGGTCAAAAAAATCATGCACAGATGGACTTTTCAAATCCTGAAGAAGACTATTATATTATTTTAGGTGCTGAAAGTAGTGGGATTCCGAAAGAGATTTTAAGACCTTATTTTGAAAATTGTTTCCGTGTTCCAATGACTAATAAGGTACGTTCCTTAAACGTATCAAATGTTGCGGCTATTTTAGCTTATGAAGCGTTACGTCAACAAGAATTCTTAGATTTATGGACAGTAGAACCATTTAAAGGAGCAGACTGGGTTTTACGTGATGATGAATAG
- a CDS encoding helix-turn-helix domain-containing protein: MVLGEKLKRLRKSRGLSQEQLAAELNVSRQSISKWELGESKPEIENLIALSDYYGVSLDYLLRDQEVPEVSEKVMVREVQPLISSGCLKKGVVGIVTFVVVWFILVLLLYSVMFIDPMQ; the protein is encoded by the coding sequence ATGGTTTTAGGTGAAAAGCTAAAAAGGTTAAGAAAATCTAGAGGATTATCTCAAGAACAATTAGCTGCTGAGCTGAATGTATCTAGACAATCGATTTCAAAGTGGGAATTGGGAGAATCAAAACCTGAGATTGAAAATTTAATCGCTTTGAGTGATTATTATGGTGTGTCATTGGATTACTTATTACGTGATCAAGAAGTACCTGAAGTTTCTGAAAAAGTGATGGTGAGAGAAGTACAACCACTTATCAGTTCAGGCTGTTTGAAGAAGGGTGTAGTAGGAATCGTTACTTTTGTCGTGGTATGGTTTATATTAGTTCTCTTACTTTATAGTGTTATGTTTATCGATCCGATGCAATAA
- a CDS encoding DUF3892 domain-containing protein: MEKEQFVAVRRNSDGDLVAFKSNTGKEYDYETAKELCEQGLISNAQTFKGKGGGTYIRGIVDGDKDNNLSNLPTF; this comes from the coding sequence ATGGAAAAAGAACAATTCGTTGCCGTTCGACGCAATAGTGATGGAGACTTAGTTGCTTTTAAATCAAATACTGGGAAAGAATATGACTACGAAACAGCAAAAGAACTTTGTGAACAAGGACTTATTTCTAATGCCCAAACCTTTAAAGGAAAAGGTGGCGGAACCTACATTCGTGGAATTGTGGATGGAGATAAAGACAACAACCTATCCAACCTACCAACATTCTAA
- a CDS encoding aldose 1-epimerase family protein produces the protein MKLKNEKLLIEISRHGAEVKRVYHQQHEIDYLWNSNPDFWARSSPILFPIVGRLVQDTYLLNGKSYSLNQHGFARDHKFDILCQTNTKAWFELKSNAKTLEQYPFEFSLKVGYELVDETLEVKWEVVNLSEETMPFSIGAHPAFNTKLNEEDQISDYYLHLESSDGIKTYLFNSETGLITDEKVEIIEKLKLLPLSQELFEEYPVLILEGETAISLKSYHHEREVTVRFDEFPYVGIWSPINEEKVIADFVCIEPWYGIADVAGKPQELLNKKGIQFLEPGAKFEVSYFMTFN, from the coding sequence ATGAAATTAAAGAATGAGAAACTATTAATAGAGATTAGTCGTCATGGAGCGGAAGTCAAACGTGTCTATCATCAACAACATGAGATAGATTACTTATGGAACTCAAATCCAGATTTTTGGGCAAGATCTTCACCGATATTATTTCCTATTGTAGGACGTTTAGTACAAGATACTTATTTACTAAACGGAAAATCATATTCATTAAATCAACATGGATTTGCGCGCGATCATAAGTTTGATATTTTGTGCCAAACGAATACAAAGGCGTGGTTTGAATTAAAGTCAAATGCAAAAACATTAGAACAATATCCATTTGAATTTAGTTTAAAGGTAGGATATGAGCTAGTTGATGAGACATTAGAAGTAAAGTGGGAAGTTGTGAATTTAAGTGAGGAGACGATGCCATTTTCAATTGGAGCACATCCAGCGTTTAATACAAAATTAAATGAAGAAGATCAGATTTCTGATTATTACTTACATTTAGAATCATCTGATGGAATTAAAACCTATTTATTCAACTCGGAAACTGGCTTAATAACGGATGAAAAAGTAGAAATTATTGAAAAACTTAAATTACTACCATTAAGTCAAGAATTGTTTGAAGAGTATCCAGTATTGATTTTAGAAGGTGAAACAGCTATTTCTTTAAAATCATATCATCATGAACGTGAAGTGACGGTACGTTTTGATGAATTCCCTTATGTAGGAATTTGGTCACCAATTAATGAAGAAAAGGTTATTGCAGATTTTGTTTGTATTGAACCATGGTATGGAATCGCTGATGTAGCTGGTAAGCCTCAGGAGTTATTGAATAAAAAAGGCATCCAGTTTCTAGAGCCAGGCGCTAAATTTGAAGTGAGTTACTTCATGACATTTAATTAG
- a CDS encoding phospho-sugar mutase, with translation MSFETEYQKWLGQENLESYLKDQLEKMTDAEKEDAFYRSLEFGTGGMRGVVGPGTNRMNVYTIRKANEGFAQYLLKNVENAKERGIVIAYDCRHFSPEFAMESAKVMASHGIKAYVFESLRPTPELSFAVRHLQAAGGIVVTASHNPPEYNGYKIYDETGCQLVPADADQVIALVDAIDDVFSIDVQSEAELKEAGLIQMIGKEIDDVYTERVKALEINPDCNKKDLKIVFTPLHGTANMPVRRVLTECGYEQLHVVEEQCVPDANFSTVKSPNPEEASAFEMAIHLGKEIDADILIATDPDADRVGLAVKNPEGEYVLLTGNQTGAILIHYILSQKKAHGTLPAKGKVFNTIVTSDMGAAIARSYGYEVVSTLTGFKFIGEQARLIEGTDYEYIFGYEESYGYLIGDFVRDKDSVQSVLMCAEAAAYYKEHGQTLYDVLMELYDTYGCYREALVNITLKGKEGADKIQAILADFREFTPITIAGKEVVAVEDYKESIRTELTNDSTTTIDLPKSNVLKYTLADGSWFVLRPSGTEPKAKIYIGVIADELEKADEQVAKIKEDVLARVNQIIA, from the coding sequence ATGTCTTTTGAAACAGAATACCAAAAGTGGTTAGGGCAAGAGAACTTAGAGTCTTATTTAAAAGATCAATTAGAAAAGATGACAGATGCAGAAAAAGAAGATGCATTTTATCGTAGTTTAGAGTTTGGTACAGGGGGAATGCGTGGAGTTGTTGGTCCAGGAACAAACCGCATGAATGTGTACACAATTCGTAAAGCAAATGAAGGATTTGCACAATACTTATTAAAAAATGTTGAAAATGCAAAAGAACGTGGAATTGTGATTGCTTATGATTGCCGTCATTTCTCACCAGAATTTGCAATGGAATCAGCAAAGGTCATGGCAAGTCACGGAATTAAAGCTTATGTGTTTGAATCATTACGCCCAACACCTGAGTTATCATTTGCTGTGCGTCATTTACAAGCAGCAGGAGGAATTGTCGTGACAGCGTCACATAATCCACCTGAATATAACGGATATAAAATTTATGATGAAACAGGTTGTCAGTTAGTTCCTGCAGATGCTGATCAGGTGATTGCTTTAGTTGATGCGATTGATGATGTTTTCTCAATTGATGTTCAATCAGAAGCTGAATTAAAAGAAGCGGGATTAATCCAAATGATTGGAAAAGAAATTGACGACGTTTATACAGAACGCGTAAAGGCATTAGAAATTAATCCAGATTGCAATAAAAAAGATTTAAAAATCGTCTTCACGCCATTACACGGAACAGCAAACATGCCAGTTCGTCGTGTGTTAACGGAATGTGGATATGAACAATTACATGTCGTTGAAGAACAGTGTGTTCCAGATGCAAACTTCTCAACCGTAAAATCACCAAACCCTGAAGAAGCTTCTGCCTTTGAAATGGCTATTCACTTAGGAAAAGAAATTGATGCAGACATTTTAATCGCAACAGATCCAGACGCTGACCGCGTTGGATTAGCTGTTAAAAATCCTGAAGGAGAGTATGTGTTATTAACAGGAAACCAAACAGGTGCGATTTTAATTCACTATATTTTATCTCAAAAGAAAGCACACGGAACATTACCAGCTAAAGGGAAAGTGTTCAATACGATTGTAACATCTGATATGGGAGCAGCTATCGCTCGTTCATACGGATATGAAGTGGTTTCAACGTTAACAGGATTTAAATTTATCGGGGAACAAGCTCGTTTAATTGAAGGTACAGACTATGAGTATATCTTTGGATATGAAGAGTCTTATGGTTATTTAATTGGGGACTTTGTTCGTGATAAAGACTCTGTTCAATCTGTTTTAATGTGTGCTGAAGCAGCTGCTTACTATAAAGAGCACGGACAAACATTATACGATGTGTTAATGGAGTTATATGATACTTATGGATGCTACCGTGAAGCATTAGTAAATATTACGTTAAAAGGAAAAGAAGGAGCAGATAAAATTCAGGCGATTTTAGCTGATTTCCGCGAGTTTACGCCAATTACAATTGCAGGTAAAGAAGTGGTAGCTGTTGAGGATTATAAAGAAAGTATTCGTACAGAATTAACAAATGATTCAACAACGACGATTGATTTACCAAAATCTAATGTTTTAAAATATACGTTAGCCGATGGATCTTGGTTCGTTTTACGACCATCAGGAACTGAACCAAAAGCGAAAATTTATATTGGTGTCATTGCTGATGAATTAGAAAAAGCAGACGAACAAGTAGCTAAAATTAAGGAAGATGTTTTAGCGCGTGTTAATCAAATTATCGCTTAA
- a CDS encoding GNAT family N-acetyltransferase, whose protein sequence is MKITVDHRNVDKLSDLVSMVTDEVAAFCLKWKQGLDQLLSSDVILIINRKRYGYEVKYHYSSGPWNWLFQLELYYPITADDERQITYIKINKFMTLPMGCGFGKKVFNHLIECTKLLPELDVIRLRSVRRAISFWERMGFINTRKVAEIVNESCEKIPTSLKGYEYVYKIRSCNCKTCRLS, encoded by the coding sequence ATGAAGATAACAGTGGACCATCGTAATGTCGATAAATTATCAGATTTAGTAAGTATGGTAACGGATGAGGTAGCGGCCTTTTGTTTGAAGTGGAAACAAGGATTAGATCAATTACTTAGTAGTGATGTCATCTTAATTATTAATCGAAAAAGATATGGCTATGAGGTAAAATATCATTATTCAAGTGGACCTTGGAACTGGTTATTTCAACTAGAGTTGTATTATCCGATTACAGCTGATGATGAGCGGCAAATTACATATATAAAAATTAATAAATTCATGACGTTACCGATGGGGTGTGGATTTGGTAAAAAGGTATTTAATCATCTAATTGAATGTACGAAATTGCTACCAGAACTTGATGTCATTCGCTTACGATCCGTGAGACGTGCTATTAGTTTTTGGGAGCGAATGGGATTTATAAATACTCGTAAAGTAGCTGAAATCGTCAATGAATCATGTGAAAAAATACCAACCTCTTTAAAAGGTTATGAATATGTTTATAAGATTCGTTCTTGCAATTGCAAGACGTGTCGATTAAGTTAA
- a CDS encoding nucleoid-associated protein, with protein sequence MAVNVKSCYLYLLDNVHQMFMPTERPLDETVDGAYHFLEKNIEKCMKNAAGRPAVFKEDSEARKLFLEYRNRTIPFIDFANAIATKRYDWKDRYEIFTASDLFLCEIEVSEVEYIVGLELTCKEGMVHHVNQSDTGIQNNLIVHQSIIPAASLKSANFFMIDLDKMTLTILENLTSTEDDDTHLYADKILECKTEISVKEAVKKARVVAEEVIEHHELDKLEMVPAFERVIKETINEGKDIDMKEIAEEVFYQTPEAKLAYVAEIENQGIEKPVQNANRVKMPLKKTQKIKTDTGIEITIPLDYYNNKDYIEVINMPDGRLAIQIKNIGNIENK encoded by the coding sequence ATGGCGGTTAATGTAAAAAGTTGTTATTTATATTTATTAGATAATGTGCATCAAATGTTTATGCCAACGGAGCGTCCACTCGATGAAACAGTGGATGGGGCCTATCATTTTTTAGAAAAAAATATCGAAAAATGTATGAAGAATGCAGCGGGACGTCCAGCAGTATTTAAGGAAGATAGTGAGGCGAGAAAGTTATTTTTAGAATATCGTAATCGTACGATTCCGTTTATTGATTTTGCTAATGCCATTGCAACGAAACGTTATGACTGGAAAGATCGTTATGAGATTTTTACAGCAAGTGATTTATTTTTATGTGAGATTGAAGTCTCAGAAGTAGAATATATTGTTGGATTAGAGCTAACGTGTAAAGAAGGAATGGTTCATCACGTTAACCAAAGTGATACAGGGATTCAAAATAATCTGATCGTTCATCAATCCATTATTCCCGCTGCTAGTTTAAAAAGTGCGAATTTCTTTATGATTGATTTAGATAAGATGACCTTAACGATTTTAGAAAATTTAACGTCAACAGAAGATGATGATACTCATCTTTATGCAGATAAAATTTTAGAGTGTAAAACTGAAATTTCTGTGAAGGAAGCAGTTAAAAAGGCACGTGTGGTTGCTGAAGAAGTTATCGAGCATCATGAATTAGATAAGCTAGAGATGGTACCAGCATTTGAGCGTGTCATTAAAGAGACGATTAATGAAGGTAAAGATATTGATATGAAAGAAATTGCTGAAGAGGTATTTTATCAAACACCTGAGGCAAAGTTAGCTTATGTTGCGGAGATTGAAAATCAAGGAATTGAAAAACCTGTTCAAAATGCGAATCGTGTTAAAATGCCATTAAAAAAGACACAAAAAATTAAAACCGATACGGGAATTGAGATTACGATTCCACTGGATTACTACAACAACAAAGATTATATTGAAGTGATCAACATGCCAGATGGACGTTTAGCAATTCAAATAAAAAATATCGGAAACATTGAGAATAAGTAA
- the licT gene encoding BglG family transcription antiterminator LicT, with the protein MIIDKILNNNVAVIRDKNDIEEIVMGRGIAFKKRPGDQIDESMIDKVFKLSTKEMNTIFKELLVNIPMEHVKLSDQIISDAKINLGKELNDYIYISLSDHISTAIDRAQNNIFIQNSIYWEIKRFYPDEFMIGQHAIELIEKETSIVLPKDEAAFIALHFINAQLDQPNPEISKMAKLISEIETIIKHTFRLELNEDSVYYYRLITHLKFFASRLFAEKTYNDQQSGDLLEVVKIKYRNAFECVNKITIYIKEKYGYDLSDEEILYLTIHIARIVSESQKS; encoded by the coding sequence GTGATTATTGATAAGATTTTAAATAATAATGTAGCTGTTATAAGAGATAAAAATGATATTGAAGAAATTGTGATGGGACGGGGAATTGCTTTTAAGAAACGACCAGGGGATCAAATAGATGAAAGTATGATTGATAAAGTTTTTAAATTAAGTACAAAAGAAATGAATACTATATTTAAAGAATTATTGGTTAATATTCCAATGGAACATGTAAAGCTTTCTGATCAAATTATAAGTGATGCTAAGATCAATTTAGGTAAAGAATTAAATGATTATATTTATATTTCATTGAGTGATCATATTTCAACGGCTATTGATCGTGCTCAAAATAACATTTTTATTCAAAATTCGATTTATTGGGAAATTAAACGTTTTTATCCTGATGAGTTTATGATAGGACAGCATGCCATTGAGCTGATAGAAAAAGAAACAAGTATAGTACTCCCTAAAGATGAGGCTGCTTTTATTGCTTTACATTTTATTAATGCACAGCTTGATCAACCCAATCCTGAAATTTCAAAGATGGCTAAGTTAATTTCTGAAATCGAGACAATCATTAAGCATACGTTTCGATTAGAATTGAATGAAGATTCCGTTTATTATTATCGCTTGATTACTCATTTAAAGTTTTTTGCTTCTCGATTATTCGCTGAAAAAACCTACAATGATCAACAAAGTGGAGATTTATTAGAAGTCGTTAAAATTAAATATCGTAATGCTTTTGAATGCGTCAATAAAATTACAATTTATATTAAAGAGAAGTATGGTTATGATTTAAGTGATGAAGAAATCTTATATTTAACAATACATATTGCACGTATTGTGAGTGAATCACAAAAATCATAA